The following are encoded together in the Ictalurus punctatus breed USDA103 chromosome 1, Coco_2.0, whole genome shotgun sequence genome:
- the LOC108270722 gene encoding uncharacterized protein LOC108270722: protein MHDILGNRPLSNISESGVDIGFDEDEDAPEHPNSVDESVVGDEVSSLARQEEMNEYADEDTSSSGDTSDTQEESFSATAPDVDPPRIQGYSQTKKKARGTVISQHQQLIMQMMRQQNEWFQNQIQQSEQKEERLLSALIESNVRSTKRLISVLEGFQSTQPQPMFAPPSLHPQHFQYCYHTQPSNSPMHGSTVSNTATAEHGSEEANNNAQSYTHL, encoded by the exons ATGCATGACATACTCGGTAATCGACCTTTGTCCAACATTTCCGAGAGTGGAGTGGACATTGGGTTTGACGAGGACGAGGATGCACCGGAACACCCGAATTCAGTGGACG AGAGTGTCGTTGGGGATGAAGTGAGTTCTCTAGCTCGCCAGGAGGAAATGAACGAGTATGCAGATGAAGATACCTCATCATCAGGTGATACGTCTGATACTCAAGAAGAAAGCTTTTCAGCCACAGCACCAGATGTCGACCCACCCAGGATACAAG GTTACTCTCAAACAAAGAAGAAAGCGAGAGGCACTGTGATCTCTCAGCATCAGCAGTTAATCATGCAGATGATGAGGCAACAAAATGAATGGTTTCAAAACCAAATCCAGCAATCCGAGCAAAAAGAGGAGAGACTCCTTAGTGCTTTAATTGAGAGCAATGTCCGTTCCACCAAGCGCCTGATATCAGTACTTGAGGGATTCCAAAGCACCCAGCCACAGCCAATGTTTGCACCTCCTTCGCTGCACCCCCAACACTTTCAATATTGTTATCACACACAGCCATCTAACTCTCCCATGCATGGTTCTACTGTGTCAAATACAGCCACTGCTGAACATGGGTCAGAAGAAGCAAATAACAATGCTCAATCGTACACTCACCTGTGA